In Acidobacteriota bacterium, a single window of DNA contains:
- a CDS encoding iron-sulfur cluster assembly scaffold protein, which translates to MYSPQILKHLDNPHNVGELADASVRGMATNPVCGDLLHLYLKIEDARIGASGFQVQGCPPCIAAASVLTEMLNGKTLAEARQLNAKDVSAALGGLPRNKEHCAVLAMDALRAALAEMD; encoded by the coding sequence ATGTACAGTCCCCAAATCCTCAAACACCTCGACAATCCGCACAACGTGGGCGAACTGGCCGACGCTTCTGTGCGAGGCATGGCGACCAATCCGGTTTGCGGTGACCTGCTTCATCTGTATTTGAAAATTGAAGACGCGCGCATCGGCGCCAGCGGCTTTCAGGTGCAAGGTTGTCCGCCCTGCATCGCGGCGGCTTCGGTATTGACCGAGATGCTCAACGGAAAAACGCTGGCTGAAGCTCGGCAATTGAACGCTAAAGATGTCAGCGCGGCGCTGGGCGGCTTGCCGCGCAACAAAGAACATTGCGCCGTGCTGGCAATGGATGCGTTGCGGGCGGCGCTCGCTGAAATGGATTGA